The genomic window CGGCGGATCAACGCGTCAAGGGAGTCGGTTGGTCCCTCGATCATGTACGTGCGAACGGAGCGGACCTCAGCGACGGCAAGGCCAAGATCCCGAAGAACCGCCCGCGCACTTTCCGCAACCGGATCCGTGACCCCGGGACGGGGCAGCACGTGAACCAGGGCATTGTCGAAAACGGGACGAGACGTCCCCTTCGGTTCCTCCTGGTTGGAGGAAATCGCGAAGGTCTCGACGATCGGGTCAGCGAGAACCTGTTCGGCCGCGCGACGGAGATCGGATTCCGAAAGTTCGCCTTCAACGAGAAATCCGCGAGCCGAGCGAATCGTCCAGGAGCCGCCGAGCCCCAGGTCGGCGGCCTCAGCCGACACCCGACGGCCTTCGGAATCGGCCAGGCCGGGGGCGGGATCGATCTGAAGATGCCAGAGCATGTAGACGTTGCAATTCCAGGTCAGAGTCGTTCAAATCGGCAAACGTTTCGATCGATGACGCTGACTCGGGCGTCGTTCCAAGATCGATTTGCCGCACCAGAGAATCCAAACGCATGGCTCGAAACGGTTCATGGAAGGATCCATGCAAACTGAGATCGTGTCCAGGTCGCCGTTTGAAGAGCTTAGGAATTCATCCGAGTATCGGTGAGTCGGAGTCTGCGCGTCAAGGTCTCAGTGGGGGCGATTCACGACGAAAGCCCTCCCGACACGTAATGTGCCGGAGGGCTTCGCTGATTCGTGATCGAATCTCAGATCAATTTACTTCAAATCACTCGGAGGGAGGCAGGATGACCGAGTCGATGACGTGAATGACGCCGTTGGAGCATTCGATGTCGGTCTTGACGACCTTGGCCTTGTCAACCATGACCGTGCTACCAGCGACCGAGATGGTCGCCTTGGCACCGGCGGCCGTATCAACCTTCTTGCCGTCAAGCTTGACGACGTCGGCAGCCATGACCTTCCCCGGAACCACGTGGTAGGTCAGAATCTTGACCAGGGTTTCCTTGTTCTCAGGCTTCAAAAGGGTTTCGAGGGTCCCTTCCGGCAATTTGGCGAAGGCTTCGTCCGTGGGAGCGAAGACCGTGAAAGGTCCTTCGCTGGAGAGGACGTCAACAAGATCGGCGGCCTTGACGGCGGCAACCAGCGTGCTGAAGGCCTCGTTGCCGGCAGCGGTTTCTACGATGGTCTTGTCCGCAGCGATGGCCGAGGAACCGAGAACCAGCGACAAGGTCAGGGCGGCAAGCATACGCATAGGTAAAGCTCCGAGTTGTGTTGATGCGGGAACTTGTCTGGATCGCGATCGAGGTTTTATACTCGAATACGTCTCTCACGATCAGCCGACGGTGTTGTAGTCCGTACCTCGAACCCGTCCAGATTCATGGTCCATTTTTCTCGTTTTTTCTTTCGACTCACCCGTTGCGCAGTGCGCAAGAAAAGACCCCACTCAGGGTGGGGTCATTGACCGCGACTCATGCTTGGAACTCTCCCCGATTACTTGGGGCGAGGGGTGCGTGTGCGAGTCGGCTTCGAAGCGCCTTCGTTGGAAGTGGATGCTCGACGCCGAGAGCCGGCAGACGATTCATTACTCCCTGCGGTGGGAACCGCTTTGTCAGGGTTGAGTTGCCGCTGACCCGTGGGACACAGCTTCACCAGCACGCATTCCGGACAATTTGGGTCAACGGCAACACATGTGTCGTGAGCAAGTTCCTCAAGCAGGTCCACAAACTCGGGACCTCGAGTTTTGGGAACGGCTCGTTCGAGGGTCGCGCGAATTGACTCAACCGGAGTTTCTTCCTCCGCAAACCCAAGACGGACGAGGCAGCGTCGAATCGGATCGTCGACCGGCATGGCATGACCGCCAAGCGCTTGCTGAATGACGGTAGCCAGAACAAAATCCGATTGCATGGCCTCGAACTCCTGAAGCGTCTTGATGGACTCCTTCAGGGGCTTTTTGCCGAGGTGATCGAGGTCGAACTTGTAGGTCCGCGAGAAAAGCTGACGCAGGAAGCGACGGATGCGCTGAGCTTTCAATTCTGGTTGGGGGAGGCCGTTGAGAGCATCCTGGATCTCTTCCACGGAACTCACGCGAAGTTCGTTCCAATCAAAAAAAGCGTCTCGAAACCGACTCATTGCCGTGTCGGCTTGCTCGCGAGTCGTGCTCTCGTGGCAAATGCCGAACAGAACCGCTTCCAGCACCGACATTTTCACCTCGCGCGAGCCGGGCTTGTAGCGCTTGGCCAGCAAGGGCTGAATCTTGTCGAGCATCTGCGATTTGCTGGGTGCGGCCATGTGTGTGTTCGGGTTCAGTCGAGGAGGAAGAGGAAGATCGTGGTCTGCACGTGTCAGTCGGTCGCTGCCTGGCCTTCGTCACCGGAAGGGTCCTGGAGCGATGAGTCCGCGGGATCGAACTCCGAGTCTTCGGGACGTTCCCCACGGGCAAGGCGGTCGGCGGCGAGCGTTTCGTCGATCAAACGGGACATGGCGACCGATTTCTTGACCCCTTGATCGAGTTCGAACCGGAGGATCGGGGTGTAGCGTGTCTTTAATCGGGCGGCGAGCCTCGACTGGAGAAAACCGGCTGCCGATTGGAGCCCTCGAAGCGCGAGCCGTTGCTTGGCTTCGTCTCCCATCACGGAGACGAACACGGTCGCGTGCTTCAGGTCGGAAGCGACCTCCGCTTCCAGCACGGTGACCCCCTTGACCCGGGGATCAGCCACCTCGAACAGCACGGCCGAGGAGACGACCTCGCGGACGGCCTCGTTCAGACGCTCAATGCGGTGCGAGGGCATGGAAGCAAAACCTCGATCGGACTCGTCAAGAACTCAACGCAAGCCATTACGAACCGTCACGGCCGCTCCCCGCACGGCTCAATGAAGGACCGAGCGGGGAGCGGCCAAGTGAGAAGCAGCATGGGAAATCAGAGCGTTCGACGAATGACTTCGACCCGATAGGCTTCAATCACGTCGTCCACCTTGATATCGTCGAACTTGGCGATCTTGATACCACACTCGAAGTTCTCTCGGACTTCTCGAACATCGTCCTTGAAGCGTCGGAGGGCCTCGATGGCACCCTTGTAGATCTCTCGGCCTTCCCGAATGATACGAGCCTGGCCGTTGCGTTCGATGACTCCCTGGGTCACAAAGCAACCGGCCACCGTCCCGGCACCGCCCCGAGAAATCTTGAAGACCTGGCGGACAACAGCCCGGCCGAGATGGACCTCCTTGATCTCCGGTTCGAGTCGACCCTCGATGGCCTGCTTAATCTCGTCGGAAACTTGATAGATGATGTCATATCGACGAATGTCGATCGACTTCTCCTCGGCGAGGGACACGGCCCGATCTTCCGGAGCGACGCGGAAGCCAATCACGATCGCCTGGCTGGCGTCGGCCAGCATGACGTCGCTTTCGGTAATGCCCCCAACACCCTTGTGGAGAATTCGGACGGGCACCTCATCATTCTCAAGCTTCTCAATCTCCTTGAGCAGTGCTTCGAGTGAGCCCTGCACGTCGGCTTTGAGAATGACGTTCAGGCTCTTGATCTTCTGCTCAGCCATCTTGCTGTAGAGATTCTCCAGCGTGACGGCTTTGGTTTCACCGAGGTTGACCCCTCGCGATCGGGTGCGACGGGTTTCGGCCACCTCGCGAGCCTGACCAATATCTTCCAGCACGGCGAACTTCTCGCCGGCGGTCGGTACCGCGTCGAGCCCAGAGATTTCCACCGGGGTCGAAGGTCCGGCTTCCTGAATCGGTTGGCCCTTGTCGTCAAAGAGGGCTCGGACGCGTCCGAAGCCTTCCCCGCACGCCAGTGCGTCGCCGACCCGCAAGGTACCGTCTTGTACCAGGACGGTGGCGATCACGCCGCGGCCTTCGGAAACCTCGGCCTCAAGGCAGGTGCCCGTCGCCGGCCGATCCGGATTGGCCTTGTACTCGTAGACCTCGGCGATCGTGGACAGAGTCGCCAGCAAGTCATCGACGCCCAGGCCGGAAAGTGCCGAGGTCCGGACCACGGGAACGTCGCCCCCGTATTCCTCGGGAATCAAGCCCTCGGCGCTGATCTCTCCGAGAATCCGATTGACGTTGGCTTCGACACCAGGCAGATCAATCTTGTTCAGGGCAACGACAATCTGCACGCCGGCGGCCTTGGCGTGGGCAATGGCCTCCTTGGTCTGAGGCATCACACCGTCATCGGCCGCGACCACGACCACGGCGATGTCCGTGACATTCGCCCCTCGGGCTCGCATGGCCGTGAAGGCTTCGTGACCAGGGGTATCGACGAAGGTCACCGGGTGCCCGTCGTGATCGACCTGATACGCACCGATATGCTGTGTGATGCCGCCGGTTTCACTGGCCACGACATTGGCCTTGCGGACATAGTCCAGCAAGGAGGTTTTCCCGTGGTCAACGTGGCCGAGGATGGTCACGATCGGCGGTCGAGGCTGAAGCTGTTCGGGAGCGGTTTCAGCGACTCGGGCATCTTCAAGCAGACGATCGAACTCGTCTTCCGCGGTTTCTTCGTGAGCGATCGACAACTCGACGCCGAAC from Tautonia marina includes these protein-coding regions:
- a CDS encoding fasciclin domain-containing protein — its product is MLAALTLSLVLGSSAIAADKTIVETAAGNEAFSTLVAAVKAADLVDVLSSEGPFTVFAPTDEAFAKLPEGTLETLLKPENKETLVKILTYHVVPGKVMAADVVKLDGKKVDTAAGAKATISVAGSTVMVDKAKVVKTDIECSNGVIHVIDSVILPPSE
- a CDS encoding endonuclease III domain-containing protein translates to MAAPSKSQMLDKIQPLLAKRYKPGSREVKMSVLEAVLFGICHESTTREQADTAMSRFRDAFFDWNELRVSSVEEIQDALNGLPQPELKAQRIRRFLRQLFSRTYKFDLDHLGKKPLKESIKTLQEFEAMQSDFVLATVIQQALGGHAMPVDDPIRRCLVRLGFAEEETPVESIRATLERAVPKTRGPEFVDLLEELAHDTCVAVDPNCPECVLVKLCPTGQRQLNPDKAVPTAGSNESSAGSRRRASTSNEGASKPTRTRTPRPK
- the rbfA gene encoding 30S ribosome-binding factor RbfA, encoding MPSHRIERLNEAVREVVSSAVLFEVADPRVKGVTVLEAEVASDLKHATVFVSVMGDEAKQRLALRGLQSAAGFLQSRLAARLKTRYTPILRFELDQGVKKSVAMSRLIDETLAADRLARGERPEDSEFDPADSSLQDPSGDEGQAATD
- the infB gene encoding translation initiation factor IF-2, translating into MMRRGQLPTAPPTGRDAGAPRGPRPEGLPTGPLPTGPTARGGVPGAPSRKSGADFEEEERKGKGGPAGPGGRFGGAADRAGRRKARQERAKDRVVSPVPAAALLDSDEDSGRRRGPKRHKSRGPTVAPRKTSAEIEYPITLRSLSEAIGIKANQLMRRMMDLTGQLVTINTSLEEDAAIELAMEFGVELSIAHEETAEDEFDRLLEDARVAETAPEQLQPRPPIVTILGHVDHGKTSLLDYVRKANVVASETGGITQHIGAYQVDHDGHPVTFVDTPGHEAFTAMRARGANVTDIAVVVVAADDGVMPQTKEAIAHAKAAGVQIVVALNKIDLPGVEANVNRILGEISAEGLIPEEYGGDVPVVRTSALSGLGVDDLLATLSTIAEVYEYKANPDRPATGTCLEAEVSEGRGVIATVLVQDGTLRVGDALACGEGFGRVRALFDDKGQPIQEAGPSTPVEISGLDAVPTAGEKFAVLEDIGQAREVAETRRTRSRGVNLGETKAVTLENLYSKMAEQKIKSLNVILKADVQGSLEALLKEIEKLENDEVPVRILHKGVGGITESDVMLADASQAIVIGFRVAPEDRAVSLAEEKSIDIRRYDIIYQVSDEIKQAIEGRLEPEIKEVHLGRAVVRQVFKISRGGAGTVAGCFVTQGVIERNGQARIIREGREIYKGAIEALRRFKDDVREVRENFECGIKIAKFDDIKVDDVIEAYRVEVIRRTL